The nucleotide window ATCTGGGTTTTGAGGCTCAAAGCATGGATATTGACAGCATCTCCCACCTGCGCAGACTGGTAGAACTGAACCTGGGTGATGAAGAACTGCTCGAAAGAGAACTTGAGCACCTGACGGGCAACTAAGCCACAACGCCCTGCTACAACGCATCCAGCGCTTCGGACAACTGGCTGACACCCACGACGACCATCCCCTCAGGGGCCTGCTTCGGTGCATTTGCCTTAGGTACTATCGCCCTGCGAAATCCATGCTTCGCGGCTTCTTTAATCCGCTCCTGGCCGTTGGGTACCGGGCGAATCTCTCCCGACAGACCGACCTCACCAAAGACGATCAGATCCTGTGGCAGGGCCCGGTCGCGAAAGCTGGACACCACCGATAACAGCAACGCCAGATCAGCACTGGTCTCCAGAACTTTGACGCCCCCCACTACGTTGACAAAAACATCCTGATCGCCAGTCTGCAAGCCTCCATGGCGATGCAGCACCGCCAGCAACATCGCCAGACGGTTATGATCCAGCCCCACAGCAACCCTGCGCGGGTTATTCATATGACTCTGATCCACCAGCGCCTGTACCTCTACCAGCAGCGGCCGGGTTCCCTCCCAGACCACCATTACCAGACTCCCCGGACTGGCTTTTTCGCCCCGGTTAAGGAATATTGAGCTGGGGTTTCTGACCTCTTTCAGCCCCTGCTCCAGCATCGCAAAGACCCCCAGTTCATTCACCGCACCGAAACGGTTTTTATGGCTACGCAGAGTACGGAAGCGCCCATCACTGTCTCCCTCAAGCTGCAGCGAGCAATCGATCATATGTTCCAGCACTTTTGGCCCCGCCAGGGAGCCATCCTTGGTCACATGACCAACCAGAAACAGTACTGTACCTGTCTGTTTGGCGAAACGCGTCAGATAAGCCGCGGCTTCCCGCACCTGCGACACACTCCCGGGGGCCGACTGGACATCATCCACATGCATCACCTGAATCGAGTCCACCACCAGCACTTTAGGCTTCAGCTGTTCAGCAATAGTGCAGATCTGTTCAACACTGGTTTCTGATAACATTTTCAGATTGGTCGTGGTCAGCCCCAGCCGCTGGGCCCGCAGTGCAACCTGCTGCAGTGACTCCTCCCCGGTGACATAGAGCGCCGGCATCTGCTGAGCCAGATGGCACATGGTCTGCAATAACAGAGTACTTTTACCGGCGCCCGGATGACCTCCGATCAGAATGGCCGATCCGGGCACCAGCCCGCCCCCCAGAACCCGGTCCAGCTCGCCAGAACCAGACGCAAAGCGCGGCATATCAGCCAGATTGACCTCCGACAGATCCTGCACTCTCGCCACACTACCTGCGCCGGCATAACCCTCAAACCGGGCTCCGCGCTGACTGCTTTGCTTAGCGCTGCTGAGCCTCACCTCGGTCAGAGTATTCCAGGCATGACAGGCGCCACATTGTCCCTGCCATTTCGTGTAATCTGCGCCGCAGTCATTACAGACATACGCACTCTTTGCCTTGGCCATCAAACTCTCCTGCGAATAGATCAGAGCATTCTATCGGAACCCTCTGCCACCTTGAACCAAAGAGAACTTTATTTATTCAGCTGAAGGGCTACAATCATGCGCTACGTAATGCAGAAAAAAAAATGATTACAGACGTATCATATTGTTCATGAGGAGCTTCAGATGAAACTGGAAACGATTGCTATACATGGCGGTTACAGCCCGGAAGAAACGACTAAAGCGGTCGCCGTACCTATTTATCAAACCACCTCCTATGCGTTTGATAACGCGCAGCATGGCGCAGATCTGTTTGATCTGAAGGTTCCCGGCAATATCTACACCCGCATCATGAACCCTACTACCGATGTCCTGGAACAGCGGGTCGCGGCGATGGAAGGCGGCGTTGCAGCACTGGCAGTCGCCTCAGGTATGGCGGCGATTACCTACGCAATTCAGACGATCGCTGAAGTTGGCGACAACATCATCGCCACCAGTGAGCTGTATGGCGGAACCTACAACCTGTTTGCCCATACGCTGCCACGCCAGGGCATTGAAGTTCGTTTTGCTAACAAAGATGACTTCGCCGCTATGGAAGCGCAGATTGATGACCGTACCCGCGCCATCTATTGCGAATCGATCGGCAACCCATCTGGCGGTATTGCCGATATCGAGACCCTCGCTGAGCTGGCCCACAAACATGGCCTGCCACTGATCGTTGACAGCACTGTCGCCAGTCCGGCCCTGTGGCGCCCGATTGAGCATGGCGCTGATATCGTTGTTCAGGCTGCCACAAAATATATTGGCGGTCACGGCAACTCCATCGGCGGTGTTATTATCGACTCCGGCAAATTTCCCTGGGCGGACCACGCCGACCGTTTCCCGCTACTGAATACCCCCGATGTGTCATACCACGGCGTGGTTTACACTGAAGCCTTCGGCCCTGCGGCATTTATCGGCCGCTGCCGGGTTGTACCACTGAGAAACACCGGCGCAGCCCTGTCTCCGATGAACGCCTTTCTGCTGCTACAAGGGATAGAAACCCTGGCACTGCGGATGGAGCGTGTCTGTGAAAACACGCAGAAAGTGGCCGAGTATCTGGCAAACCATGATCAGGTGAACTGGGTTAAGTATGCCGGTCTGGAAAACCACAAAGATTATGCTCTGGCAAAGAAATATATGGGCGGTCGCGCCTCAGGTATCCTCAGTTTTGGTGTTAAAGGGGGTCGCGAAGCCTGCTGTAGCTTCTACGACGCCCTGAACGTGTTCACCCGTCTGGTGAATATCGGTGACTGTAAATCTCTGGCATCCATTCCGGCTGAAACCACGCACCGACAGCTGAATGATGAAGAACTTAAATCCGCCGGTGTAACCCCCGACATGGTGCGTCTGTCCGTCGGTATCGAGCATATCGATGACCTGCTGGCAGATCTGGAGCAAGCGCTGCAAGCCGCCCGGTAATCTGACGCCGGCAAAGCATAAAAAAAGCCTCGCACTGCGAGGCTTTTTATTAGCGAAACGTCCACAACACTTAGTTAAAGATCTTCCGCACCCGGTCCCACAAAGTCCGGGCGTTATGCCCTTTCTCTGAAGCTCTGGCCAGCTGCCGCAGGGTTTCAATCTTACTGATCGCCATACCATACTGCTCTTCAACCTCGCCGGCATCGGCGGCATTAAACTCAAGATCGTTCACCAAGCCATCATTCAAACCATAGATCCAGCCATGCACTGTCAGATCCTGTCCCTGCGCCCAGGCATCCTGAACAATGGTGGTTTCACAGACATTAAAGGCCTGCTCGATCACATTCAGTTCACACAACCGGTCAAGCTGCTGATGGGAGTGATCCCAGGCCGACAACAGTTCACGATGCTTCTGATTGACCTTCCGAATCTGCCGGAGCCAGTTATCGATCAGCCCATGAGGCGTACTTTCCAGCGCGGCCTTCACACCACCACAGCCGTAGTGCCCGACCACCATGATATGCTTAACCTTCAGCACCTGCACTGCATACTGAATCACCGAGAGACAGTTCATGTCGGTATGGATAACCAGATTGGATACATTACGGTGTACAAACAGCTCACCCGGCAACATTCCCACTATTTCGTTGGCAGGCACCCGGCTGTCAGAACAACCGATCCAGAGATACTCCGGGGCCTGCTGTTGAGCCAGCGTTTCAAAAAAAAGGGGGTCATCCTGGCTGATCTGCTCAGCCCATTGGCGATTACTTTCTAAAAGTTGCGTCAGTCGTTTCATTTTTTCGGTTACATAGCAAAAGAGGGCTTTAGGCCCTCTTTATAAACTGTTGGTTAAACGTGGTATTGAGCACTGAGCTCATGCACCGCATCAACGAAGATCTTCGGCTGCGCCGGGTCCACAAACTGATGGATACCATGGCCCAGATTAAATATATGTCCCGGGCCACTGCCATAGCGGGCCAGGATATCGGCTACTTCAGCACGGATACGTTCCGGGGTACCGTACAATACTGACGGATCCATATTACCCTGCAGAGCGACCTTATCACCCACCCGGGCGCGGGCATCATCAATATTGGTCGTCCAGTCCAGACCCAGCGCATCCGCACCGGACTCAGCCATCGCTTCGAGCCACTGACCACCATTTTTGGTGAACATAATCAGAGGCACTTTACGTCCCTCATTTTCACGGATCAGACCATTGGCAATCTGTTGCATATATTTCAGTGAAAATTCCTGATACATCGGGCCACTCAGAGCGCCCCCCCAGGTATCAAAAATCTGCACCGCCTGGGCGCCACTGCGAATCTGCTCATTGAGGTAATCGGTCACTGACTGCGCCAGCTTGTCGAGCAGCTGGTGCATCACTTCGGGCGTCGCATACATCATCTGTTTGATATGACGGAAATCTTTACTGGAGCCACCCTCAACCATATAGGTTGCCAGAGTCCATGGGCTGCCAGAGAAACCGATCAGCGGTACCCGGCCATTCAGTTCAGAACGGATGGTTTTCACCGCATCCATCACGTAATCCAGATCACGGGCAGAGTCGGGTACCGGCAATGCATCCACATCGGCTTCAGTGCGGATAATCTTTTTAAACTTAGGGCCTTCACCCGCTTCAAAATACAGCCCCAGTCCCATCGCATCCGGAATAGTGAGAATATCGGAAAACAGAATAGCGGCATCCAGAGCATAGCGCTCCAGCGGCTGAATGGTCACTTCGCAGGCCAGCTCTTTGTTTTTACACAGGCTCATGAAATCGCCTGCCTGGGCCCGAGTGGCGCGGTATTCAGGCAGATAACGCCCCGCCTGACGCATCATCCATACCGGTGTTACATCGACAGGCTCGCGCATTAGCGCGCGCAGAAAACGATCATTCTTCAGTTCAGCCATTACATATTCTCGACTCAGATTCAAAACTGGGGGCATTTTACAGGTTTTTACAGGCAGGAGCGAACAACTGCTGCAGGTTCGCTTGTAAGTAAATCACAAATAAAAAAGGCCGCCTGAGCAGGCGACCTTTTCCTGACACGATCATTTACACTTTGAGATAATCCAGAATGCCTTCGGCAGCCTTGCGTCCCTCATCAATGGCGGTTACCACCAGATCAGAACCGCGCACCATATCGCCTCCGGCAAACACTTTCTCATTGCTGGTCTGGAAGGCGAACGCTTCATCCGCAGACGTCCTGATCCGGCCATCCTGCTCCAGTTCGATACCAAACTCGGCAAACCATGGAGAGGGGCTTGGACGGAAACCAAAAGCCACTAGCACAGCATCCGCAGGCAACACCTCTTCGCTGCCGGCAACCACTTCGGGACGACGGCGACCATTCTCATCGGGCTCTCCCATCTGCGTGGTAACAACCTTAACACCGGTCACTTTGCCTGCATCACCGACAACCTCGACAGGCTGACGGTTAAACATGAACTGAACACCCTCTTCACGGGCGTTCTCAACTTCACGCTTAGAGCCCGGCATGTTCGCTTCATCACGGCGATAGGCGCAAGTAACGCTACTGGCGCCTTGACGAATAGAGGTCCGGTTACAGTCCATCGCAGTGTCACCACCACCCAGAACGACAACATTCTTACCCTCTACACCGATATAGTCCGCCACATCTTTTTCGAAGCCCAGACAGCGGTTGACGTTCGAGATCAGGAACGGCAGCGCATCGTATACGCCATGAAGCTCTTCACCCGGGAAGCCACCCTTCATGTAGGTATAGGTCCCCATACCCAGGAACACCGCATCATATTGATCAAGCAGTTCCTGCATCTGGATATCTTTACCCACTTCAGTGTTCAGACGAAACTCAACCCCCATCCCGGCGAACACTTCACGCCGGCGAACCATGACGTCTTTATCCAGCTTAAACTCTGGAATACCGAAGGTCAGCAGACCACCAATCTCGGGATGACGATCAAATACCACTGGCTTAACGCCGTTACGTACCAGTATATCAGCCGCCGCCAGGCCCGCAGGACCAGCACCAATGACTGCTACTTTTTTATCCGTAACCGGCACCTTGCTCATATCCGGACGCCAGCCCATGGCAAACGCGGTATCGGTAATATGCTTCTCAACGGAGCCGATTGTCACGGCACCAAACTCATCATTCAGCGTACAGGCACCTTCACACAGACGATCCTGCGGACATACCCGACCACAAACTTCTGGCAATGAGTTGGTCTGATGGCTCAGCTCTGCCGCTTCAATAATATTGCCTTCTGAGACCAGCTTGAGCCAGTTCGGAATGTAGTTGTGTACCGGACACTTCCACTCACAGTATGGATTGCCACACTCGAGACAACGGTGCGACTGCTCAGACGCATCTTCCGAGTTAAACGGTTCATAGATCTCAGCAAACTGCTGCTTACGGATGTCCGCTTCTATCTTATTTGGTCCCTGACGCTCTACTTCCAGAAACTGAAAATCATTCTTCAGACGTTCAGACATTCTTCACCCCGCCTAATAGTGCCTGCCCGCAGGCAGACACAGCTATAACTAAACACCTGTTCGATGAACCCATTACTCCGGACGGGAGCGCATATCAGTCAGCAGCTCCCCCAGACTTGCCGCTTTCGGCTTAACCAGCCAGAAACGACCGATATAATCATCTAAGTTTTCAACAATCTGCTGACCCCAGTCACTACCGGTCTCTTTAACAAAACCGATGATTACCGAGCGCAGGTGATTTTTGTACTCTTCCATATGCTGTGGAGCAACCCGATGGATATCCACCAGCTCATGGTTGTACTTATCAACAAAGGTGTTGTCCATATCCAGCACGTAAGCGAAGCCGCCGGTCATACCTGCACCGAAGTTGTAACCTGTCTGGCCCAGCACGGTAATCAGACCGCCGGTCATATATTCACAACAGTGATCACCGGCACCTTCGATAACGGCATGACAACCGGAGTTTCGCACCGCAAAGCGCTCGCCAGCACAACCGGCAGCATACAGAGTACCGCCGGTAGCACCATAGAGGCAGGTATTACCGATAATGGCGGTTTCGTTGCTGGCATAGGTGACCACATCCGGCTGATTAATAACGATCTTACCACCCGCCATGCCCTTACCGACGTAATCGTTGGCATCGCCTTTCAGGTAAAGCTCCTGACCGCCTGCGTTCCAGACACCGAAACTCTGACCCGCATGACCGGTAAAGTTAAAACGAAGCGGCGCATCAGACATGCCCAGATTTCCATGGACCCTTGCAATGGCCCCCGATGTCCGCGCACCGACAGAGCGGTCACAGTTAGTAATAGGCAGCTCAAACACCCCGCCCGACTTATCCGCAATAGGCTGTGTAGCCAGCTCCAGCATCTGGCTGTTCAGCGCACCGGTATCGTAAGGATCGTTATGCGCTACCTGACAGGTTTGTGGATACTCTGCCGGAATACCGGCATCCGACACCAGCGGTGACAGGTCCAGCTTGCCATGCTTAGCAGTAGTACCCTCCAGCAGCTCCAGCAGATCGACACGACCCACCAGCTCTTCCAGACTCCGCACACCAACTGATGCCATCCACTGACGGGTTTCTTCAGCAACAAAGCGGAAGTAATTCTTAACCATCTCCACTGTGCCACGGTAATAGTTATCCCGCAGCTCATCATTCTGTGTTGCGACGCCGGTGGCACAGTTATTGAGGTGACAGATACGCAGATATTTACATCCCACAGCCACCATCGGCATGGTACCGAAACCAAAACTTTCTGCACCGAGAATGGCGGCTTTAACAACATCCAGACCGGTTTTCAGGCCGCCATCCGTCTGCAGACGGATTTTGCCTCGCAGGTGGTTACCCCGCAGCGACTGATGCGCATCAGCCAATCCCAGCTCCCACGGGGAACCGGCATAGTGCACAGAAGTCAGCGGGCTTGCCGCTGTACCACCATCATAGCCAGAGATAGTAATCAGGTCAGCGTAGGCCTTGGCAACACCACACGCGATAGTACCAACACCCGGACGGGACACCAGCTTCACCGACACCAGACCTTCTGGATTTACCTGTTTCAGGTCGAAAATCAGCTGTGCCAGATCCTCAATCGAATAGATATCATGATGCGGCGGTGGTGATATCAGCGTCACACCCGGTACCGAGTAGCGCAGACGAGCGATCAGGCTGTTAACCTTACCGCCCGGCAGCTGACCACCCTCACCGGGCTTAGCACCCTGAGCCACCTTGATCTGCATCACATCGGCATTGATCAGGTATTCCGGGGTGACACCAAAACGACCGGAAGCCACCTGCTTGATCTTGGAACGTTTATTAGTGCCGTGACGGGCCGGATCTTCACCGCCCTCACCGGAGTTGGAACGCCCACCCAGCTCATTCATTGCCATTGCCAGGCACTCATGCGCCTCAGGTGACAGTGCTCCCAGCGACATCGCCGCGGAGTCAAAACGGGGGAACAATTGCTCTGCCGGTTCAACTTCACTCAGCGCAATCGGTTTAACATCTTTTCGCAATCCCATCAGGTCACGAATAGTTGCGACACCGCGCTTATTCACCAGATCGGCATAGGCCTGATAGTCAGCCGGATTACCACTTCGAACAGCAGTATGAATGGTGCGAATAACATCCGGGTTATACGCATGGTATTCACCGCCATGCACATACTTTAACAAGCCACCCGGTTGAATCTTCTTACGGGCAACCCAGGCCTCAGCAGCCAGACTCTTCTGATCGAGCTGGAAATCACTGAAATCAGCGCCTTCAATACGGCTGGCAACGCCGGGGAAACAAAGATCAACGACTTCGGAGTTAATCCCTACCGCTTCAAACAGCTGTGCGCCACGGTATGAGGCAATGGTCGAGATACCCATCTTCGAGAGGATCTTCATCAGGCCTTTCTTGATGCCTTTACGATAGTTCTCGTGGCTGTCGAGCCAGTTCATCTGCATTTCGCCAGTGGCACAGAGATCGGTCAGTACACGGTAGGCCAGGTATGGATAAACCGCAGTGGCACCGAAACCAAACAGGACAGCAAAATGGTGAGGATCTCGCACCGTACCGGACTCAACAACAATGTTGGCATCAGCACGAAGTCGGGTATTGATCAGGCGGTGATGCACTGCACCGGTCGCCATCGCCGCAT belongs to Amphritea atlantica and includes:
- the hemE gene encoding uroporphyrinogen decarboxylase, with the translated sequence MAELKNDRFLRALMREPVDVTPVWMMRQAGRYLPEYRATRAQAGDFMSLCKNKELACEVTIQPLERYALDAAILFSDILTIPDAMGLGLYFEAGEGPKFKKIIRTEADVDALPVPDSARDLDYVMDAVKTIRSELNGRVPLIGFSGSPWTLATYMVEGGSSKDFRHIKQMMYATPEVMHQLLDKLAQSVTDYLNEQIRSGAQAVQIFDTWGGALSGPMYQEFSLKYMQQIANGLIRENEGRKVPLIMFTKNGGQWLEAMAESGADALGLDWTTNIDDARARVGDKVALQGNMDPSVLYGTPERIRAEVADILARYGSGPGHIFNLGHGIHQFVDPAQPKIFVDAVHELSAQYHV
- the can gene encoding carbonate dehydratase, coding for MKRLTQLLESNRQWAEQISQDDPLFFETLAQQQAPEYLWIGCSDSRVPANEIVGMLPGELFVHRNVSNLVIHTDMNCLSVIQYAVQVLKVKHIMVVGHYGCGGVKAALESTPHGLIDNWLRQIRKVNQKHRELLSAWDHSHQQLDRLCELNVIEQAFNVCETTIVQDAWAQGQDLTVHGWIYGLNDGLVNDLEFNAADAGEVEEQYGMAISKIETLRQLARASEKGHNARTLWDRVRKIFN
- a CDS encoding FAD-dependent oxidoreductase codes for the protein MSERLKNDFQFLEVERQGPNKIEADIRKQQFAEIYEPFNSEDASEQSHRCLECGNPYCEWKCPVHNYIPNWLKLVSEGNIIEAAELSHQTNSLPEVCGRVCPQDRLCEGACTLNDEFGAVTIGSVEKHITDTAFAMGWRPDMSKVPVTDKKVAVIGAGPAGLAAADILVRNGVKPVVFDRHPEIGGLLTFGIPEFKLDKDVMVRRREVFAGMGVEFRLNTEVGKDIQMQELLDQYDAVFLGMGTYTYMKGGFPGEELHGVYDALPFLISNVNRCLGFEKDVADYIGVEGKNVVVLGGGDTAMDCNRTSIRQGASSVTCAYRRDEANMPGSKREVENAREEGVQFMFNRQPVEVVGDAGKVTGVKVVTTQMGEPDENGRRRPEVVAGSEEVLPADAVLVAFGFRPSPSPWFAEFGIELEQDGRIRTSADEAFAFQTSNEKVFAGGDMVRGSDLVVTAIDEGRKAAEGILDYLKV
- a CDS encoding aminotransferase class I/II-fold pyridoxal phosphate-dependent enzyme, with product MKLETIAIHGGYSPEETTKAVAVPIYQTTSYAFDNAQHGADLFDLKVPGNIYTRIMNPTTDVLEQRVAAMEGGVAALAVASGMAAITYAIQTIAEVGDNIIATSELYGGTYNLFAHTLPRQGIEVRFANKDDFAAMEAQIDDRTRAIYCESIGNPSGGIADIETLAELAHKHGLPLIVDSTVASPALWRPIEHGADIVVQAATKYIGGHGNSIGGVIIDSGKFPWADHADRFPLLNTPDVSYHGVVYTEAFGPAAFIGRCRVVPLRNTGAALSPMNAFLLLQGIETLALRMERVCENTQKVAEYLANHDQVNWVKYAGLENHKDYALAKKYMGGRASGILSFGVKGGREACCSFYDALNVFTRLVNIGDCKSLASIPAETTHRQLNDEELKSAGVTPDMVRLSVGIEHIDDLLADLEQALQAAR
- the radA gene encoding DNA repair protein RadA, translated to MAKAKSAYVCNDCGADYTKWQGQCGACHAWNTLTEVRLSSAKQSSQRGARFEGYAGAGSVARVQDLSEVNLADMPRFASGSGELDRVLGGGLVPGSAILIGGHPGAGKSTLLLQTMCHLAQQMPALYVTGEESLQQVALRAQRLGLTTTNLKMLSETSVEQICTIAEQLKPKVLVVDSIQVMHVDDVQSAPGSVSQVREAAAYLTRFAKQTGTVLFLVGHVTKDGSLAGPKVLEHMIDCSLQLEGDSDGRFRTLRSHKNRFGAVNELGVFAMLEQGLKEVRNPSSIFLNRGEKASPGSLVMVVWEGTRPLLVEVQALVDQSHMNNPRRVAVGLDHNRLAMLLAVLHRHGGLQTGDQDVFVNVVGGVKVLETSADLALLLSVVSSFRDRALPQDLIVFGEVGLSGEIRPVPNGQERIKEAAKHGFRRAIVPKANAPKQAPEGMVVVGVSQLSEALDAL
- the gltB gene encoding glutamate synthase large subunit, producing MSIGLYRPGEFKDNCGFGLMAHMQGEPSHNVLLKAIEALACMTHRGGIAADGKTGDGCGLLMQKPDVFLRTAAKSELGVELGDSYAVGMVFLSNEPTLAAAARDVLNNELVAQGLNVAGWRIVPTDPSCLGPIAKDTLPQIEQVFVTTDKADREFAVSLYTARRKAEIALSTDPDFYICSLSDKVISYKGLTMPVDLPVFYKDLSDERLETAICTYHQRFSTNTAPRWPLAQPFRLLAHNGEINTIEGNRNWSRARSSKFATELLPNVDELQPIVNTTGSDSSSMDNMLEFLLIGGMNLYRAARMIVPPAWQNVDTMDAELRSFYDYNSMHMEPWDGPAGMVMTDGRFAVCMLDRNGLRPSRWVMTKDGLICTASEIGVFDYKPEDVVSQGRVGPGQILSIDTQTGEVLHTADVDDRLKKAQPYKKWMRENALPLEQTMNLTEESQSFCEMTPEEVKTHMKMYQVTYEERDQVLRPLGETAMEAVGSMGDDKPMAVLSSKVRSVFDYFRQQFAQVTNPPIDPLREAIVMSLETCIGAERNVFEETPEHARRVILTSPVLSASKFLRLKNNTVEGFGVAQIDLNYDPEVMGLKEAIESVADQAEQLVRSGKVIIILSDFAIVQGRLPIHAAMATGAVHHRLINTRLRADANIVVESGTVRDPHHFAVLFGFGATAVYPYLAYRVLTDLCATGEMQMNWLDSHENYRKGIKKGLMKILSKMGISTIASYRGAQLFEAVGINSEVVDLCFPGVASRIEGADFSDFQLDQKSLAAEAWVARKKIQPGGLLKYVHGGEYHAYNPDVIRTIHTAVRSGNPADYQAYADLVNKRGVATIRDLMGLRKDVKPIALSEVEPAEQLFPRFDSAAMSLGALSPEAHECLAMAMNELGGRSNSGEGGEDPARHGTNKRSKIKQVASGRFGVTPEYLINADVMQIKVAQGAKPGEGGQLPGGKVNSLIARLRYSVPGVTLISPPPHHDIYSIEDLAQLIFDLKQVNPEGLVSVKLVSRPGVGTIACGVAKAYADLITISGYDGGTAASPLTSVHYAGSPWELGLADAHQSLRGNHLRGKIRLQTDGGLKTGLDVVKAAILGAESFGFGTMPMVAVGCKYLRICHLNNCATGVATQNDELRDNYYRGTVEMVKNYFRFVAEETRQWMASVGVRSLEELVGRVDLLELLEGTTAKHGKLDLSPLVSDAGIPAEYPQTCQVAHNDPYDTGALNSQMLELATQPIADKSGGVFELPITNCDRSVGARTSGAIARVHGNLGMSDAPLRFNFTGHAGQSFGVWNAGGQELYLKGDANDYVGKGMAGGKIVINQPDVVTYASNETAIIGNTCLYGATGGTLYAAGCAGERFAVRNSGCHAVIEGAGDHCCEYMTGGLITVLGQTGYNFGAGMTGGFAYVLDMDNTFVDKYNHELVDIHRVAPQHMEEYKNHLRSVIIGFVKETGSDWGQQIVENLDDYIGRFWLVKPKAASLGELLTDMRSRPE